The following are from one region of the Maribacter aquivivus genome:
- a CDS encoding NAD(P)/FAD-dependent oxidoreductase has translation MSKIVILGAGISGHVAAAHLRRKLSKEHEVLVVSPNSNYQWIPSNIWVGIGRMKSKEILFPLAPLYKKKSIGYKQAKVTTFHPEGDAEVTQPFVKIEYVNDEKKGQTEKVTYDYLINATGPKLAFDMTEGLNPGTNKTYSVCTYTHAEHAWHALNDLIQEMKQGKKVKILIGTGHAKSTCQGAAFEYILNVEQELRRHNVRDKAEVVWIANEHQLGDFGMDGMLLSYGNNIMKSSEMVEMVFEDRGIKWIIGAGVNKIEDGIAHYETLDGEYHTETYDFAMLIPAFSGHGFKAFDKNNEDITEKLFKGFMLVDADYTPKPYEEWSVQDWPETYQNPSYKNIFAPGIAFAPPHAISKPRVSKNGTTISPAPPRTGMPSGITAKLVADNIIDIMNGKKELHHKGSLGNMGAACIASAGYGMTKGSGVSITTYPIVPDYHKYPETQGRQLGKTFGEIGLAGHWLKLALHYAFIYKAKMKPFWWLIPE, from the coding sequence ATGTCAAAAATAGTCATCTTAGGTGCAGGAATCTCTGGTCATGTTGCAGCAGCTCATCTACGTCGAAAATTATCGAAAGAACATGAAGTATTAGTCGTTTCGCCAAACAGCAATTACCAATGGATACCCTCAAACATTTGGGTTGGTATCGGTAGAATGAAGTCTAAAGAAATACTATTTCCATTAGCTCCGTTATACAAGAAAAAAAGTATTGGTTATAAACAAGCGAAAGTAACTACGTTTCACCCAGAAGGTGATGCCGAAGTAACACAGCCTTTTGTAAAAATTGAATATGTAAACGATGAGAAAAAAGGACAAACCGAAAAAGTAACCTATGATTATTTGATAAACGCTACTGGTCCCAAATTAGCTTTTGACATGACTGAAGGTTTAAATCCGGGAACTAATAAAACATATTCTGTTTGTACATATACCCACGCCGAACATGCCTGGCATGCTTTGAACGACTTGATTCAGGAAATGAAACAAGGTAAAAAAGTAAAAATACTTATTGGCACTGGTCACGCAAAATCTACATGCCAAGGCGCAGCTTTCGAATATATTTTAAATGTTGAACAAGAACTGAGACGACACAATGTACGTGATAAAGCTGAAGTTGTTTGGATTGCCAATGAGCATCAATTAGGTGATTTTGGTATGGATGGCATGCTACTTAGTTACGGCAACAATATCATGAAATCTAGCGAAATGGTAGAGATGGTTTTTGAAGACCGTGGTATAAAATGGATTATTGGTGCAGGGGTCAATAAAATAGAAGACGGTATAGCTCATTATGAAACACTAGATGGTGAATACCATACTGAAACATATGATTTTGCTATGCTAATACCTGCTTTCTCAGGGCATGGATTTAAGGCTTTCGATAAAAATAACGAAGATATTACAGAAAAACTCTTTAAAGGATTTATGTTGGTAGATGCTGATTATACGCCTAAACCATATGAAGAATGGAGTGTACAAGATTGGCCTGAAACGTATCAGAATCCATCTTATAAAAATATTTTTGCACCTGGTATTGCTTTTGCTCCACCTCATGCAATTTCAAAACCTAGGGTAAGCAAAAATGGTACAACTATATCCCCAGCCCCACCCAGAACAGGAATGCCTTCTGGTATTACCGCAAAATTAGTGGCAGATAATATTATTGATATTATGAACGGAAAAAAAGAATTACACCACAAAGGTTCGTTAGGTAATATGGGTGCTGCGTGTATTGCATCGGCAGGATATGGAATGACAAAAGGTAGTGGCGTTAGTATTACCACCTACCCTATTGTACCTGATTATCACAAATATCCCGAAACACAAGGTAGACAATTAGGCAAAACTTTTGGTGAAATTGGCTTGGCCGGACATTGGTTAAAACTAGCCTTACACTATGCCTTTATCTATAAAGCAAAAATGAAACCTTTTTGGTGGCTAATTCCTGAATAG
- a CDS encoding efflux RND transporter periplasmic adaptor subunit — translation MKNKKYIITAILGATILISSCGSEDKKAVVDKSPAIAVQVKTVSEDSSSPFLTVSGKIEAAKSANISTRMMGYVDKIYVNVGDKVNKGQLLMSVNNADVSAQLAQVNAGITEAEAAFTNAEKDFNRFSTLFKENSASQKELDDITANYNMAKARLESAKQMRNGVNAQMGYANIRAPFNGVVTNKFISAGDMANPGMPLLEVESPGKYQVLAMVPESEILAVKNDTEVTVQVKALNENVKGKVTEVSTSSKNTGGQYLVKVILDKTDAQILSGMYATVQFPGARKTTSSAVMIPVQAIVKKGQLSGIYTVSQSNTALLRWLRLGRTFGDQVEVLSGLSADEQYIVSAEGKLFNGAKISNQ, via the coding sequence ATGAAAAATAAAAAATATATAATCACGGCAATTTTAGGAGCAACAATCCTAATCTCTAGTTGTGGAAGCGAAGATAAAAAAGCTGTAGTTGATAAATCGCCAGCAATAGCCGTTCAAGTAAAAACTGTTTCTGAAGATAGTAGTAGTCCGTTTTTAACCGTAAGTGGAAAAATTGAAGCCGCTAAAAGTGCAAATATCAGTACCCGTATGATGGGGTATGTAGATAAGATATATGTAAATGTTGGTGATAAAGTGAATAAAGGTCAATTACTAATGAGTGTTAATAATGCTGATGTATCGGCTCAATTAGCACAGGTAAATGCAGGAATCACTGAGGCTGAAGCTGCTTTTACTAATGCCGAAAAGGACTTTAATAGATTCTCAACTTTATTTAAAGAAAACAGTGCTTCACAGAAAGAACTAGATGATATCACAGCCAATTATAACATGGCTAAGGCACGTTTAGAGTCTGCTAAACAAATGAGAAACGGTGTAAATGCACAAATGGGTTATGCGAATATTCGTGCTCCTTTTAATGGTGTGGTCACCAATAAATTCATTAGTGCAGGTGATATGGCAAACCCAGGTATGCCTTTGCTAGAAGTAGAATCTCCAGGTAAATATCAAGTTTTGGCAATGGTTCCGGAATCTGAAATTCTTGCTGTTAAAAATGACACTGAGGTTACCGTACAGGTAAAAGCTTTAAATGAGAATGTAAAAGGTAAGGTAACAGAAGTGAGTACTTCTTCTAAAAATACAGGAGGTCAATATTTGGTCAAGGTTATATTAGACAAAACCGATGCTCAGATTTTATCTGGTATGTACGCAACCGTACAATTTCCTGGAGCACGAAAAACAACAAGTTCTGCCGTAATGATACCTGTACAAGCCATTGTTAAGAAAGGTCAATTATCTGGAATTTATACCGTGAGTCAAAGCAACACTGCCTTATTACGTTGGTTGAGATTGGGAAGAACTTTTGGTGATCAAGTAGAAGTATTATCAGGACTATCTGCAGATGAACAATATATAGTTTCTGCAGAAGGAAAATTATTTAACGGAGCAAAAATCTCCAATCAATAA
- a CDS encoding cytochrome ubiquinol oxidase subunit I — translation MEDMIFYDRLQFAFTITFHYIFPQLTMGLSLIIVYLKWKYLRNKIEKYNDAAKFFMKIFAINFTMGVVTGIPMEFQFGTNWAKFSELTGGIIGQTLAMEGLFSFFLESSFLALFIFGEKLMGQKLHLLTGFLVFLGSWASGWFILATNAWMQHPVGYEILDNGKFVLENFSALFGNPWLLPAFLHNQLASVVTSSFVVASIGAFYILRNKQIEHGKLFLKTGVIFGLVSSILVAFPTGDWNAKNVAKYQPAAFAAMEGIFETEHAGAEIVLIGQPNMVEKKLDNKIAVPNVLSFLTYQEWEKQIVGMDKFKEEELPDNIPALYYSYHIMVGLGTVFMAIMALAAFLLWRKKLYTSKALLWSIMFLVPFPYIANLTGWYTAELGRQPYLVYGLLRTTEGVSPTVSSGNTLFTLLGFVALYMLLGLLFLVLVGKTINQGPKHQTH, via the coding sequence ATGGAAGACATGATTTTTTACGATAGACTGCAATTTGCATTTACTATTACTTTCCACTATATATTTCCTCAATTGACCATGGGCCTGTCATTAATAATCGTCTATTTAAAATGGAAATACCTCAGAAATAAAATTGAAAAATATAATGATGCCGCTAAATTTTTTATGAAAATTTTTGCCATCAATTTTACCATGGGCGTTGTCACAGGTATTCCTATGGAATTTCAATTTGGCACCAACTGGGCAAAATTCTCTGAACTAACAGGAGGTATAATTGGACAGACCCTAGCAATGGAAGGTCTCTTTTCTTTCTTCTTAGAATCTTCTTTCTTAGCGCTGTTTATTTTTGGTGAAAAGTTAATGGGACAGAAACTACACCTCTTAACAGGTTTTCTGGTATTCTTAGGTTCTTGGGCAAGTGGCTGGTTTATTTTGGCTACCAATGCATGGATGCAACATCCCGTAGGATATGAAATATTGGACAATGGTAAGTTTGTTCTCGAAAATTTCTCCGCTCTATTTGGTAACCCTTGGCTTCTACCCGCCTTTTTACATAATCAATTGGCTTCTGTGGTCACCTCTTCCTTTGTGGTAGCTAGCATTGGAGCTTTTTACATACTAAGAAACAAACAAATTGAACACGGAAAACTATTCTTAAAAACTGGAGTCATATTTGGTTTGGTATCTAGCATCTTGGTGGCTTTCCCTACCGGCGATTGGAATGCGAAAAATGTCGCAAAATACCAGCCAGCAGCTTTCGCAGCTATGGAAGGTATTTTTGAAACTGAACATGCCGGGGCAGAAATTGTTCTCATAGGACAGCCCAATATGGTAGAGAAAAAATTAGATAATAAAATTGCTGTACCCAATGTACTAAGCTTCTTAACCTACCAGGAATGGGAAAAGCAAATAGTGGGTATGGATAAATTTAAAGAAGAAGAATTACCAGATAACATTCCTGCTTTGTACTATTCTTATCATATAATGGTTGGTTTAGGCACCGTATTTATGGCTATAATGGCGCTGGCTGCTTTTTTACTATGGCGTAAAAAACTATACACATCAAAAGCATTACTTTGGTCTATCATGTTTTTGGTTCCATTTCCTTACATAGCTAATCTTACAGGTTGGTATACGGCAGAACTAGGTAGACAACCCTATTTGGTTTATGGCTTATTAAGAACAACTGAAGGGGTGTCTCCTACAGTTTCATCAGGTAACACCTTATTTACTTTACTTGGTTTTGTAGCCTTGTATATGCTATTAGGACTTTTGTTCTTAGTCTTAGTGGGTAAAACAATTAATCAAGGTCCTAAACATCAAACACATTAA
- a CDS encoding Dps family protein, which translates to MTNTNLSNIGLDKNSTNDIATHLNDVLSNYQMFYMNLRGFHWNIKGRKFFELHMKFEELYNDALIKVDEIAERVLTLSNTPIHTFAKYIESSEIKAIENVVDGDKAVDNILESLSILLKKERATLKIAAEAEDEGTVSLMSDYITQQEKLVWMLSAYKD; encoded by the coding sequence ATGACAAATACAAATTTATCAAACATCGGATTAGACAAAAACAGCACTAACGATATCGCAACTCATTTAAATGATGTGCTATCTAACTACCAAATGTTTTATATGAATCTAAGAGGTTTTCATTGGAATATTAAAGGAAGAAAATTTTTTGAACTTCATATGAAATTTGAAGAATTGTATAATGACGCTTTAATTAAAGTAGATGAAATTGCAGAACGTGTACTTACTTTAAGCAATACACCAATTCATACTTTTGCCAAGTATATAGAAAGCTCTGAGATTAAGGCTATAGAAAATGTTGTTGACGGCGATAAGGCTGTTGATAATATATTAGAAAGCTTAAGTATCTTATTAAAAAAAGAAAGGGCTACACTTAAAATCGCTGCTGAGGCTGAAGATGAAGGAACAGTTTCATTAATGAGCGACTATATTACACAGCAAGAAAAATTAGTTTGGATGCTTTCTGCATATAAAGACTAG
- a CDS encoding efflux RND transporter permease subunit: MKEGLAGKIAKLFIGSKLTVLLMIVFMVIGVYSSFLIPREEEPQIDVPMADIFVGYPGASPAEVESRVIKPLEKLISNIKGVEYVYSTSMKEQGMVIVQFYVGEDIERSFVKLYNEINKHMDIMPQGVTFPLVKTRAIDDVPMLGLTLWSENYDGYQLSQMAQELESEIKKVNDVATTHKIGNQDRQLRVVLDKDKLAASGLDFLSVSEMIKANNAQLSSGSFDKNDTEFLVNTGNFLASVTDVENLVVGVQQNQPIYLKQIASIIDGPEVPQSYVSLGFGQASDKVSDYKSEYPAVTISVAKRKGADAMKIADIVIDKVEHLRATLIPNDVHVEITRNYGETASHKVSELLLHLIGSIIAVTLVVMLAMGWRGGLVVFLSVPITFALTLLSYYMLDYTLNRITLFALVFVTGIVVDDSIIIAENMHRHFKMKRLPFKQAALYAINEVGNPTILATFTVIASVLPMAFVSGLMGPYMAPMPIGASIAMILSLFVALTITPYLGYIFLREKDKKGEVEKKEKPLEETFIYRIYNKYERPLIENKSKRWLFLGLTFLMLMGSMVLFFTKSVAVKMLPFDNKNEFQVVIDMPEGTTLERTGVVAQEIAQYLSTRPEVVNYQNYVGTSAPITFNGLVRHYDLRGGSNMADIQVNLIDKDERSAQSHDIASLLRPDIQKIAAKYNANVKLVEVPPGPPVLSTIVAEVYGPDYEEQIKIASSVKNILKNTDDVVDIDWLVEADQTEYKFEINKEKAMLYGVAPQQIAYTMNMALSNRAITNLYDENASNQVGLLLALDEKEKSTISDISQLKITSKQGNMVPIADLVDIKETISAKSIYRKNQKRVVYVMADMAGELESPAYAILGMEEKLKEIALPKGYQITEMYLGQPEFEDDYTVKWDGEWQITLEVFRDLGIAFMGAIILIYILIVGWFQNFKAPIVMMVAIPLSLIGIILGHWIMGAFFTATSFIGMIALAGIMVRNSVLLIDFINLRLAEGVPLKQAAIEAGAVRTTPILLTAGTVVIGAFVILFDPIFQGLAISLMGGTIVSTVLTLLVVPLVYYMIEKKNYPEMDSTENNK, translated from the coding sequence ATGAAGGAAGGTTTAGCTGGTAAAATTGCCAAATTATTTATAGGCAGCAAGTTAACGGTACTACTAATGATTGTATTTATGGTCATTGGGGTGTACAGTTCGTTTTTGATTCCGAGGGAAGAAGAACCACAAATTGATGTGCCAATGGCAGACATATTTGTAGGCTACCCTGGTGCGAGTCCTGCTGAAGTAGAATCTCGTGTTATTAAGCCTTTAGAGAAATTAATCTCTAATATCAAAGGTGTAGAATATGTGTATTCAACTTCAATGAAAGAACAGGGTATGGTCATTGTTCAGTTTTACGTGGGCGAAGACATAGAGCGTTCTTTCGTAAAATTATACAATGAAATTAATAAGCATATGGATATTATGCCGCAGGGCGTAACATTCCCATTGGTAAAAACCCGTGCTATTGATGACGTGCCTATGCTTGGACTTACCTTATGGAGCGAAAACTATGACGGGTACCAGTTGAGCCAAATGGCACAGGAGCTAGAAAGCGAAATTAAAAAAGTAAATGATGTAGCTACTACCCATAAAATTGGTAATCAAGATCGTCAATTACGTGTGGTTTTAGATAAGGATAAACTAGCCGCCAGTGGCTTAGATTTCTTATCTGTTTCTGAAATGATTAAGGCTAACAATGCTCAATTGAGCTCTGGTAGTTTTGATAAGAATGATACCGAGTTTTTGGTAAATACCGGTAATTTTTTGGCTTCTGTTACCGATGTTGAAAACCTTGTGGTTGGTGTACAACAGAACCAGCCAATTTATTTAAAACAAATTGCGAGCATTATAGACGGACCAGAAGTTCCTCAAAGTTATGTGTCGTTAGGTTTTGGTCAAGCAAGCGATAAGGTATCAGATTACAAATCTGAATACCCAGCGGTTACCATTTCGGTAGCAAAAAGAAAAGGTGCCGATGCAATGAAAATTGCAGACATTGTTATTGATAAAGTTGAACATTTACGAGCCACATTAATTCCTAATGATGTTCACGTAGAAATCACTAGAAACTATGGAGAAACGGCATCTCATAAAGTGTCCGAACTTTTATTACACTTAATAGGGTCTATAATTGCGGTAACATTAGTGGTTATGTTAGCAATGGGCTGGCGTGGTGGTTTGGTCGTATTTTTATCCGTACCCATTACATTTGCTTTGACATTGTTGAGTTATTATATGCTTGACTACACCTTAAACAGAATTACATTATTTGCCTTAGTTTTCGTAACAGGTATTGTGGTAGATGACTCTATTATTATTGCCGAGAATATGCACCGGCATTTTAAAATGAAACGGCTACCGTTTAAGCAGGCAGCACTTTATGCTATAAACGAAGTTGGTAACCCTACTATATTAGCCACATTTACCGTAATCGCCTCAGTTTTACCAATGGCATTCGTATCTGGCTTAATGGGTCCTTATATGGCTCCAATGCCCATAGGTGCATCAATAGCCATGATTTTATCTCTTTTCGTGGCTTTGACCATAACGCCTTATTTAGGGTATATATTCTTGAGAGAAAAAGATAAAAAAGGTGAAGTTGAAAAGAAAGAAAAGCCATTAGAGGAAACTTTTATTTACAGAATTTATAATAAATATGAACGCCCTCTTATTGAAAACAAAAGCAAACGTTGGTTGTTTTTAGGACTGACTTTTTTAATGCTAATGGGATCAATGGTATTGTTTTTCACAAAATCTGTAGCTGTAAAAATGTTGCCTTTTGATAACAAAAATGAGTTTCAAGTGGTTATTGATATGCCAGAAGGCACCACCCTTGAACGCACAGGTGTGGTTGCTCAAGAAATTGCTCAATATTTATCTACTAGACCAGAGGTTGTTAATTACCAAAACTATGTAGGTACCTCTGCCCCTATTACCTTTAACGGATTGGTACGTCATTATGATTTACGTGGTGGTAGTAATATGGCAGATATTCAAGTAAACCTTATTGATAAAGACGAACGTTCTGCTCAAAGTCATGATATTGCAAGTTTACTACGTCCAGATATACAGAAAATAGCTGCTAAATACAATGCCAATGTTAAGTTGGTTGAAGTTCCGCCAGGACCTCCTGTGCTTTCTACAATTGTAGCTGAAGTTTATGGACCTGATTATGAGGAACAGATTAAAATTGCGAGTAGTGTTAAAAATATCTTGAAAAATACTGATGATGTTGTTGATATCGATTGGCTAGTAGAAGCTGACCAAACTGAATATAAATTCGAAATCAACAAAGAGAAAGCAATGCTTTATGGTGTGGCACCACAGCAAATTGCCTATACCATGAACATGGCATTATCCAATAGAGCCATAACTAATTTATACGATGAAAATGCTAGCAACCAAGTAGGTTTACTATTGGCTTTAGATGAAAAGGAGAAATCAACAATTTCAGATATTTCACAGTTAAAGATTACTTCTAAACAGGGTAATATGGTACCTATTGCAGATTTAGTTGATATTAAAGAAACCATAAGTGCTAAGAGTATTTACCGCAAAAATCAAAAACGCGTGGTATATGTAATGGCAGATATGGCAGGAGAATTAGAGAGCCCCGCATATGCTATTTTGGGTATGGAAGAAAAGCTTAAAGAAATAGCATTGCCTAAAGGATATCAAATTACCGAAATGTACTTAGGTCAACCTGAGTTTGAAGATGACTATACCGTTAAATGGGATGGTGAATGGCAAATTACTCTTGAGGTATTCCGTGATTTAGGAATTGCCTTTATGGGAGCCATCATCTTAATTTATATTTTAATTGTAGGATGGTTCCAAAACTTTAAAGCACCTATTGTAATGATGGTAGCCATACCATTATCATTAATTGGAATTATTTTAGGTCACTGGATTATGGGCGCATTTTTTACCGCTACTTCCTTTATTGGTATGATTGCCCTTGCTGGTATTATGGTACGAAATTCGGTACTACTTATAGATTTCATTAATCTACGTTTAGCCGAAGGTGTACCCTTAAAACAAGCTGCTATTGAAGCTGGTGCGGTACGTACTACTCCAATTTTGCTTACTGCAGGCACCGTAGTTATTGGAGCTTTCGTAATCTTATTTGATCCTATTTTTCAAGGTCTTGCGATTTCATTGATGGGAGGTACTATTGTATCTACAGTTCTAACCTTATTGGTGGTACCATTGGTGTATTATATGATAGAAAAGAAGAATTATCCTGAAATGGATAGTACAGAAAATAACAAATAA
- a CDS encoding DUF6132 family protein, with protein MTKKGIFLTTIGVVIGAIAGYLYYAEIGCLNGTCAITSKPINSTLYGGLMGGLLFNIFIKSPKT; from the coding sequence ATGACTAAAAAAGGGATTTTTCTAACCACAATTGGTGTGGTGATCGGTGCTATTGCAGGGTATTTGTATTACGCAGAAATTGGTTGCCTTAATGGTACTTGTGCCATTACTTCCAAACCAATAAACAGTACACTATATGGCGGTTTAATGGGCGGACTACTATTCAATATTTTTATTAAATCTCCTAAAACATAA
- a CDS encoding YgaP family membrane protein, producing MLNTYFRVIVGTMVLLSVVLAVYVNINWLWFTVFIGVNIIQSAFTKWCLLETILKKFGIKN from the coding sequence ATGTTAAACACATATTTTAGAGTTATAGTAGGTACAATGGTTTTATTGAGTGTTGTATTAGCTGTCTATGTAAATATCAACTGGCTATGGTTCACCGTTTTTATAGGTGTAAATATTATACAGTCGGCTTTTACGAAATGGTGCTTATTAGAGACTATTCTTAAAAAATTCGGAATTAAAAATTAG
- the cydB gene encoding cytochrome d ubiquinol oxidase subunit II yields METFWFIAIAIVLAVFFILDGYDFGTGIIHLFFAKTEKDKEVIAKSAGLFWDSNEVWLVAAGGLLFMAFPTFYASVFSGFYLPLIIVLWLIIFRAIGLEFRGQFRFQMWKDIWDKSFGVSSLLLALFFGIALGNVVRGVNLGGVEDGVSVYEGHYFFLPLWNNSFSPLSDHPGIIDWFTIIIGLISVVTLAIHGANWIILKTNSSINGNLKNIIFKLNIALAALTIFSLVVWQVVNPNSLDNFMEKPYLMIFPLIYLTGLIGLFFIKKLKKEIHGFALSTLLILGGITSSLASMFPIILPSVNSVNEPLTIYNTAASNYGLSVALTWGFIGFILLIIYFIVQKRLMGGKIDHMDYGH; encoded by the coding sequence ATGGAAACATTTTGGTTCATAGCAATTGCTATAGTTTTAGCGGTATTTTTCATTTTAGATGGGTATGATTTTGGCACAGGAATCATTCATTTATTTTTTGCAAAAACGGAAAAAGATAAAGAAGTCATTGCAAAATCTGCGGGTTTGTTTTGGGATTCTAATGAGGTTTGGTTAGTTGCCGCTGGTGGTCTATTATTTATGGCTTTCCCTACTTTTTATGCTTCCGTATTTAGTGGCTTTTACTTACCATTAATAATTGTTTTATGGTTAATTATTTTTAGAGCTATAGGTTTGGAGTTTAGAGGTCAATTCCGATTTCAAATGTGGAAAGATATTTGGGATAAATCTTTTGGAGTTTCTAGTTTATTGTTAGCCTTATTTTTTGGAATTGCCTTAGGTAACGTTGTTAGAGGAGTAAATTTAGGCGGAGTTGAAGATGGAGTATCCGTATACGAAGGGCATTATTTTTTCTTGCCTTTATGGAACAATAGTTTTAGCCCTTTATCAGATCATCCAGGAATCATAGATTGGTTCACAATCATTATCGGTTTAATTTCTGTAGTCACCTTGGCTATTCATGGTGCAAATTGGATAATTTTAAAAACCAATTCATCCATAAACGGTAATCTTAAAAATATAATCTTTAAACTTAATATTGCGCTTGCAGCACTAACCATTTTTTCTTTAGTAGTATGGCAAGTAGTTAATCCTAATTCGTTAGATAATTTTATGGAAAAACCATATCTCATGATTTTTCCACTTATATATCTAACCGGGCTTATTGGCTTATTTTTCATTAAAAAGTTAAAGAAAGAAATCCATGGTTTTGCACTCTCAACTTTACTGATACTAGGCGGAATTACTTCATCCTTGGCATCTATGTTCCCAATAATTTTACCTTCAGTAAATTCAGTGAACGAGCCTTTAACCATATATAATACAGCAGCATCTAATTATGGCTTATCTGTAGCTTTAACTTGGGGTTTTATTGGGTTCATACTATTAATTATCTATTTCATAGTTCAAAAAAGATTAATGGGAGGAAAAATAGATCATATGGATTATGGTCATTAG
- a CDS encoding TolC family protein: protein MKYKLGLILLFVFYSGLAQQTKSITKDEILAKVKERNNTLKMAQQDVLSAKGDYNQTKAILLPNISVSHTGIATTNPLMAFGSKLNQEILTAADFNPDLLNDPRQIEDFATRVEVQQPLINFDGIYQRKAAKAKLTATELQSGRTVDYLALEVEKAYMQLQLAYKTVKFLEKAQETALENKRIADNSYKQGYLQKSDVLSVEVRVTEIENQLQYAKSNILNASNYLSVLMNADENEILKPSDSLAITNDATATVVYLSENRKDILAMNSATEAYRQMHKADQMAFLPRLNAFGTYELHDDEIFQGQAQGYLFGAELKWNLFEGSKRFGKSQKSKAEYDKSKLQLEQYKSESQLELNKAKRGLEDAKNKLKLTKLALEQSEESLRIRTNRFKQGLEKTTDLLMSETQYSQKQLEYYATIFQHNYALAYVQFLTKE from the coding sequence ATGAAGTATAAATTAGGATTGATATTGTTATTCGTCTTTTATTCTGGACTTGCACAGCAAACTAAGTCAATTACAAAAGATGAAATTCTAGCTAAAGTTAAGGAGCGCAATAACACGTTAAAAATGGCACAGCAAGATGTGTTGTCTGCAAAGGGTGATTATAATCAGACCAAGGCCATTTTGTTACCCAATATTAGTGTATCGCATACTGGAATTGCTACCACAAACCCGCTGATGGCATTTGGCTCTAAACTGAATCAGGAAATTTTGACTGCCGCAGATTTTAACCCAGATTTGTTAAATGACCCACGTCAAATCGAAGATTTTGCAACTCGTGTAGAAGTACAACAACCATTAATAAACTTCGATGGCATCTACCAACGCAAAGCGGCAAAGGCAAAATTGACCGCTACCGAACTACAGTCTGGTCGTACGGTTGATTATTTAGCGCTTGAAGTTGAAAAAGCCTATATGCAGTTACAACTCGCCTATAAAACGGTGAAGTTTTTAGAAAAAGCCCAAGAAACAGCTTTAGAAAATAAGCGTATAGCTGACAATAGCTACAAACAAGGCTACCTACAAAAATCTGATGTTCTTTCTGTAGAAGTGCGGGTTACAGAAATAGAGAATCAACTTCAATACGCAAAAAGTAATATACTAAATGCCAGCAACTACCTATCTGTTTTAATGAATGCTGATGAAAATGAAATTTTAAAACCTTCAGATTCACTAGCTATCACTAATGATGCGACTGCAACGGTTGTATACTTATCTGAAAACAGAAAAGATATTTTAGCCATGAATTCTGCTACCGAAGCATATAGACAAATGCACAAGGCAGACCAAATGGCTTTCTTACCTAGATTAAATGCCTTTGGTACTTATGAGTTACATGACGATGAAATTTTTCAAGGGCAAGCCCAAGGATATTTATTTGGCGCAGAACTAAAATGGAACCTTTTTGAAGGAAGTAAGCGTTTTGGAAAATCTCAAAAGAGTAAGGCTGAATATGACAAATCTAAACTACAATTAGAACAGTATAAATCTGAAAGCCAATTAGAACTTAACAAAGCAAAAAGAGGTCTTGAAGACGCTAAAAACAAATTAAAACTTACAAAATTGGCACTAGAACAATCTGAAGAATCATTACGTATACGCACCAATAGATTCAAGCAAGGTTTAGAAAAAACTACAGATTTGCTAATGTCCGAAACGCAATACTCTCAAAAGCAATTAGAATATTACGCAACAATTTTTCAACATAATTACGCCTTGGCGTATGTACAATTTCTAACGAAAGAATAG